GGGCTTTCAAAGAGCTAAGTATAGGACCTTCAGCTCCACAAAGCTTTGGACGTCTGATCAATCCAAAAGTCTTATCTAGCAAATAGCATAAGTATTTTGGCATTTTGCATTACAATATCAAGTGATGCAGTACTTGCTATATACGGTCGCAGTAGTTAACTTTTTGTTAAGCCTCATTGTTATCGCGAATGCACCATCTTCTCGTGTAAACCGCTACTTTGGGTTTTTCGCATTGCTTGGTTCTTTCTGGTCTCTTGGTACTGCCCTTCTGCTTTACACTCCCGGGCAAGCAGCGGTCACAGTTGGTCAGTTTTTATTTTTCGCTGCACCTTTAGGGACTAGCTATTTTATATTACTGTTCTCGATGGTTTTTCCGTATAGCAAGCATCTTTCAACACTACGCAAAGGGGCACTAGCTGTTTACCCGCTACTGCTGGGGATTATTTATTTAGGAAACAGCGATTTTTTCATCACTAGTACAGTTGCGGCTCCAGTTAATCAGGTGGCCGTAAGCCCTTACGGGTATTCTCTTTATGCTGCATTCTTTTTTGTATATCTGGGTGTTGCACCAGCCTATTTATTACGAGTTTATATGAACAAAACACTCCACTTTGCCCTAAGAAGCCAGACTATTTATGCAACTGTGGCAATTTCGTTAACCTCGGTAGTGTCTGCCTTTACTAACCTAATCATTCCGATATTAGGGGACACTACGTACATATGGGCGGGGCCTCTTACAGGTCTGCCGTTTATGTTTTTGATAAGTCGAGCAATTATACGGCACAAACTCTTTAATATAAGGGTTGTTGTGGCACGCACATTAGGTTATGCATTCTCTTTCCTTGTACTTGCTGCTGGTTATTTCTCCATCTCACACTTCATATCCAGTGAGCTTAGAGCTCGTTTTGAGGGTCAATCAGCAGAAGCTTTACTGTCGTTACTTCTGCTGATAGGCACAGTATTACTGTTCCAACCTCTAAAAAGCCGTTTTGATAGACTGACAAATAAAATTTTCTACCAAGATGCGTATGATCCGCAGGAGTTTTTGAGCGAGCTGAATAAACTCTTGGTCGAGACGGTAGATATCGAAAGCCTGCTGGTTGGCAGCTCAGAAATCATAAAGCGCAACATTAAGGCAGAGTACTGCTCGTTTGTAATACGCGAGACCTCGTATTTTGAGCAGCGTACCATTGGCGCAGAATCCAAGAAGTTTAGTGCGGAAAGTACAAAAATTATCCGCGAGACAATGCCAAGTATGCATCGCAAAATTGTCGTCACTGATGAGCTGGACGAAGGTAATGCCGAGCTTGCTGAAGTATTACGTGAACACGATATTGCCGTGGTGGTAAGGTTGGTTACAACTTTAGAGTATGACGTTGGCGGTCTTGGATACATGCTGCTTGGTGTTAAGAAAAGTGGCAACCCATATACATCCCAGGACATGCACGTGCTAGAGATCATCGGTAACGAGCTGGTGATTAGTGCTCAGAATGCGCTACGGTTTGAAGAAATTGAGAACTTTAACATCACGCTACAAAACAAGGTAGATGATGCTACAAAGCGCTTGCGCCAAACCAACGAAAAGCTCAAAAAAATGGACGAAACCAAAGACGAATTTATCAGCATGGCCTCGCACCAGTTGCGTACACCGCTTACCAGCGTGAAGGGGTATATCAGTATGGTTATGGAAGGTGATGCCGGCAAGATTAACGATCAGCAACACAAGCTGCTTGACCAGGCATTTATTAGCTCGCAGCGCATGGTGTTTTTGATTGCAGACCTGCTTAACGTATCGCGGCTTAAGACCGGCAAGTTTGTAATAGAACCCAAGCGTATTAATCTGGCAGATGTTATTGAGGGCGAGGTGCGTCAGTTGCAAGAGACAGCTGTCTCACGCAAGCTAGAGCTAGTCTATGACAAGCCAGAAAATTTCCCTGACCTAATGCTGGACGATACTAAAATTAGGCAGGTGATTATGAACTTTATAGACAACGCCATTTACTACACACCATTTGATGGGCGTATAGACGTTGAGCTGAAGGAGAAGCCGCAGACCATCGAGTTCACTGTCAGCGATAACGGCATAGGCGTACCAAAGAGCGAGCAACACAAACTGTTTGGCAAGTTTTATCGGGCGGGTAATGCCCGCAAGGCACGGCCGGACGGCACTGGCCTGGGTCTGTTTATGGCTAAGAAAATCATTATTGCCCAGGGCGGCACCATAATATTCAAGAGCACCGAGGGTAAAGGTAGCGTATTTGGCTTTACGTTCCCTAAAGATAAGCTAGAGGTGGCCGGACAGATTGAAGTAACCGACGACGGTGAAGACGACTCCTAACGGCCTATAAGAGTGATTTATAGGACGATTCTGGCAGGAGTGATAACAGATGAGCATAAGCGAATTGCCACAGAGGTAGAATAATGGTGTTGTATATTGACAAAATACGCCTTTTGTAGTAGAATTGAAGCATCCTAGTTTATGGGTGTGAGGAACTAATCCCGTAACCGGACATTTAAAGAAGGTGGAGATAGAGCGGCAACAGAGGTAGTTTATACGTCTCAGGGCTGCTTTTTTACACTTTTTGAGGAGTTCGGGAGTCCATAACCTATGGGTTCATTTACAAGTCAGATCATTACAGTCTATAATCCTGCAATTCATGCCGTAACAGACTGCTTCTGAACAAAGTTCAGAACACCTCTGTTACTCTTTGGACGCTACGGCGTTGCTGGACTGTGGTGCGTCCTCATCGTACGTTTGTACGAT
This portion of the Candidatus Saccharibacteria bacterium genome encodes:
- a CDS encoding HAMP domain-containing sensor histidine kinase, whose amino-acid sequence is MNKTLHFALRSQTIYATVAISLTSVVSAFTNLIIPILGDTTYIWAGPLTGLPFMFLISRAIIRHKLFNIRVVVARTLGYAFSFLVLAAGYFSISHFISSELRARFEGQSAEALLSLLLLIGTVLLFQPLKSRFDRLTNKIFYQDAYDPQEFLSELNKLLVETVDIESLLVGSSEIIKRNIKAEYCSFVIRETSYFEQRTIGAESKKFSAESTKIIRETMPSMHRKIVVTDELDEGNAELAEVLREHDIAVVVRLVTTLEYDVGGLGYMLLGVKKSGNPYTSQDMHVLEIIGNELVISAQNALRFEEIENFNITLQNKVDDATKRLRQTNEKLKKMDETKDEFISMASHQLRTPLTSVKGYISMVMEGDAGKINDQQHKLLDQAFISSQRMVFLIADLLNVSRLKTGKFVIEPKRINLADVIEGEVRQLQETAVSRKLELVYDKPENFPDLMLDDTKIRQVIMNFIDNAIYYTPFDGRIDVELKEKPQTIEFTVSDNGIGVPKSEQHKLFGKFYRAGNARKARPDGTGLGLFMAKKIIIAQGGTIIFKSTEGKGSVFGFTFPKDKLEVAGQIEVTDDGEDDS